In Chionomys nivalis chromosome 21, mChiNiv1.1, whole genome shotgun sequence, the genomic window AAGACGACAAATGCCTCCACCTCTCATTCTCACCATATAAGGATATATTGCTagagacatgtgtgtgtgtgtgcgtgtgtgtgcgtgtgtgtacccgtgtgtgtgcgtgtgtgtgtacccgtgtgtgtgcgtgtgtgtgtacccgtgtgtgtgtgcgtgcccgtgtgtgtgcgtgtgtgtgcccgtgtgtgtgcccgtgtgtgtgtgtacccgtgtgtgtgcgtgtgtgtgtgtacccgtgtgtgtgtgtgcgtgctcgtgtgtgtgcgtgtgtgtggagcACAGTTATTCGGGATCAGGTTAACAGTTGTTTTAAGAGACACTCTTTTGGTTCTCCCAAGGGAGTCTCAGTCATTTTATCAGGAGACCTCACAGAGACCgcactttaaaaagaagaaactgaggcagcgtGTGGCTCTGACTCACCCGAGGTCACAGTGTTGTTTGCACTCAGGCTGACACATGACACAGCCAGGTCCAGTGTCCACCCTAAGGCTTTACATTTAGCTTTGTCATAATTTACTTTACAACTTGGAACTCAGCACCGTCACTGGGAATGATTAACAGGGGTTACTTTCGTCACTGCTCCCACAGAATGCCCACACAGCGAAGTAAAGAACACGTACACCACAGCCATTACTCTCTTCTGTCAGTCTAAAAAGTAGTCTAGGTGACAGTCATCTCTCTTTCCAACTACTCAGTAGGCTAACAAACTATATCTCCTTTCTCTACCAAGTCCCAAACCCCGTGGAGAACAGGACAGACCAGCAATAACCAGCTTCTATGCTGGAAGCACCTCTCATTCTTAACAAGGAGCAAGGCTAGCTGGGGGGCCTGGTGGCACTGCCTGTATCCCAATATCCAGGAAACTGGAGAAGTAGAGTCTAAGACAcctgtgtctcaaaacaaaacaaaaaaaatcaaaggttcaaaaacaattaaaaaactgTTTATGtgttataacaaaattaaattttaagcaGAAACTGCTAtttaactcattttaaaaaacaataatattaatataaacatAAGTTTATAAAAACAACTTCTCCAAATGAAAAACTTTGGTGAAGAAATaatcggttttttttttttctggcaagtCTATTGTCTTCTTTTAATAGAAGAGCCAGATTCTCACATCAACCCCTGCATTCAGCATAGATTAATATAGTTTGTTCATGCATATGGAAAAAAGTAGCCTCCTGTGGATTTCCTAGAGATGGGAAGAATGCTATGAAGGTCATTACAGGCATGATTCTTTGGGACCACAGTGAAAACTGACTGAGTACTCTTTTGGAAATGGCAAATGGTTAATAGTAACAACATGGAATCTGAACAAATCCCAAGCTACTCAGAAATCACTACAGTCCACTACCAATCCACTGGTCCATCTTCCACTCTGAGAAGACCTTTTATCCATCATGAGCTATGATTTCATGAACCTCTTTGGAAAAATGTCAGAACCCCCAGATCACAGTTTGAAATCTTCAGGTTTTGCTAAGAGAGAAGAGATGCTACTGCAGTCAACAAACAGCATCGCCCATGACCTTGACCCTTCATAGTCATCAATGCTTTATTTACCCAGCATTCTTTGAAATGGGATGTTATCACAAAtggaaaaactagaaaaaattaattttgtttaaaaagatcatttttgtctaaaaaatTGTCTAAGAAAGAGATGGATGGTGAAACATGGGTGAGACTGTTGCATTATGTATACCAAAATGCAGAAACCAGCCTATGTGCCCTCTGACCCTCAACTGTACTCTGGAAATACTCAGGTTGCCTTCCCCAATGAAAGCTATACAGACTTAGAACCACCGGGATGGCAAGCAACACCAACCTTTCACAGTGAAATGTGGAGAGCTTGATCTTAGTTGACACAAACCCCGCAAATGTACAAGCAGAAAGGCTTCTCTTCCCGTGTGGCAGGAGGAGGCAGTCTCAGTGCCACAGACACAGTCTGGTCGCTCAGACCCATGGCATGCCTAAGGAGACTGAGTCACGGCTAATCAGGAGGGACTGGGCCACAGCACTGGAATGCAGCCTGCTGTGCTATGAAGAACTGTTAAGAATGTATTTTTTATGGAACAtttgcttctttaaaataaagaagaaaaagatttgaTCCAGTAATAAGGGAAAGGATTCTCAAACCAAAAGGTTTTGCTTGTGtttgaaaaagacagaaaaagaagccCCAGTAAAAGATATCGGATTATAGGTATAATCTATGTTCTGTTAATAGGATGGATatattttctacaaaataaaGATTGAAGGAAATGAAGGGAAATAGGAAATACCCACATATTCTTAGATGCCAACAGAATAAAGTGTAGTTAGAAAAGTTATACTTTATATATTCCACAAAAGGTTCACTTATCACATTCATGTAATAAAACCAGAATTGAAGCAAAGTCCAAAGCAAGTACTCATTGCATAAATAAGAACCACCCTTTACCCTCACATCTAAAACCTCTTCCGTGTTTTTCTAAACATACACAACACACTCTCTGCAACAAGGAAACCAAGACACATTTGACAGTAAACAGAGCATATCTTCTTACAGATCTCACATGCTATAACTGTACCAATTCAGAACTAGAGTGACAATTATAATTTCTAATAAGAGAAAGTAAAATTGCCCACTAAGTGCTTTTAGATGGCTGAGTCTTTAAATGCCTTCACAgttaaggaaataatttatttggACATGAAACTGTGACTTTTATATAATTAGCCTACTACCCTCACCCAGCTtcccccccaaaagaaaccttCCTAGAAAATAGAGAGAAGGAAGCATGTAGGTAACAGATTTAGGGATCTGTTTTATTTCACAAACTATTGAAgtaattaataaagaattttaataTCAAAAGGAAACTAGGACCATGAGGATAAGTAATTTAATACAGTCTCAGCAAACCAGAGAACAACCAAGGGGTAAAAATCAGCACTAGTCTGCTAAAGGAAATACAGTAACTGGTagtagaaaacaaacattttccaAACACTAAAACAGACAACAGAGGGGCACCTATATATGCTTCTTCAAAGGCGAGGCAAACATTTTGTAAGAAATCTTAAGAATTTTTTTGTTCCTCTACTTCGAATCATAGTGCTATATCAACATTCCAAAGAGAACAAAATGACCAACcttaaacaaaaagtaaaactcAATCTCTTGAAtgcaaaaataaagacaggatGTAACAATTTACAAAGCCAGGAGtttcaaaataatcaaagaaaagaaaaacaaagagagagagagagagagagagagagagagagagagagagagagagagagagagagagaaggagaaagaaaaggaaaaaggaagggaggagaggagagaaaggattaCAAAATACATCAACTTACTTTGACACATTTTCTGGAATGTACTCTAGGACCGGGTATCCATCACTCCTCCTAGATGGCAGGTCACCGTGTGGTTTCCATGACTCCACTAATGTATTGACGGGTGGAAAGGAACTCAAGTGTTGGAAAGATTGGTCTCTAGGTGACCGTGATAAAGATATTGTACCTTGAGCACCAATCCGGTAGTGAAAGGACTGTCCACCCGAATTCACACCAACGATGGCAGATGATGGGATGCTGGTCTCAGGGTAATAGCTCCCATCATCTGGTTCTTGCTTAATCCCCATTGGGAATGCACTGCCCTCACAGCTACCGTCAAAACCGGGCACAGGTGGTCCTAAAATTCCTGATAGGGAATAATAGTCTTTATCATCCATAAAGGAAAAATACGAGCCATCCATGAATGGAAACGGGTTGACCGTGGGGTTCCCTTTAAGAGAGGAGCCTGAACACGAGTGCTTGGTTGATTCTTGCTTTATTGGTACAGAGAATGGAGAACCGGGGTTGATTTTGCTGTTTCCTCCCAGGCAGGAGCTGCTGAAAGTGCCGTCTGGTTCTGGTTTTATGTACTGGACAATGTTGAGCTGGCCAGTCACACCATTGGAGATGGCCTTCTCGACTTCCTCTGTCTTAGGGAAAGGAACGTCATGAGCACCTTTCTCATGGGTGTCTGGACTGGGAACCACATCCCGGATGGCACTGGCTGCAGCAGCAGCGCCTGAAGCAGCATAGCCGAAGGCATTGTTGATGGGGCTGCAGATGGACCCCACAGTGCTGGCTGTCGGGCTAGAGAGTGTGGATCTGTTGTTGGTGTTGGAAGGGCTGGAAACGGAGCACCTTGAGTTGTTAAGATTTGCCGGGCTGGACACAGAGGAGCGCAGAGTGACATTATTAGGACTGGAGACTGGAGATTTTACACTGCAGTGACTCGGAGGGCTGGAAATAGGGGATTTCATGCTGCTTAAGGGACTTGAAAGAGGGGAGCCCACGTTGCTAGCATGAGTGGGGCTGTGAGACCGTGAGCCTCGGTTTTCAACATTGGGGGAGCATGTTAGAGGGGTTCCTTGAGTGATGGGACTGTGCACTGGGAAATTGCCAAAGCCGGCTGTGGAGGAGGACATGGAGTTGATGCCCGCAGGGCTGCAGACCGAAGACGACATGTTCAGTGGGCTGCAAACAGAGGGGCTCTTCTCATGACAGATGATTGGGCTCTTAACAATGGCACGCATGACCCCACCATTCATGGAGCCTCCAGAGTCAGGAATGAATGACCTCAAAGGCCTGCTCATACCACTTAAGGTAGAGGGCCTGTGGCCATTCTCTTTGTAAAATTTCACTAATTGCTCCATGTTTTGGTAAATCTTTGCTGGGCTCATGCTTCCTTGTTGGTTCTGCTGATCGTAGGTGTAGTCGGCATCTCTCACAGAGTCCATGTATAAGCCCATAGATTCAGCCACAGTGGCTGAGAGTTCCTTGGATTCCAGCTCCGTTTTAATATCAGATGGTAAAATCCCAGAGCGACTACTGTCTTGCTGAAGGCAAGGGAGTAATTCGTGTTTTTCTTTGCTGCTTCCTTGAGTACTGTTGTTTGGGATAGCACCGGAAACGCAGCTGACATTGACAATCTCCATGTAGTTGTTCTCATCGGTCCTTTCTGCAGGTCCAAGAGAAGAACGCTCTACTGTCTGAGAAACTTGACTCCAGCGTCCTTCCATATCTAGACCTTCAGGGAGACTGTGGTAGCCTTTGGTTTCCATAGCTAACAAACAAGATTTATATTAACATATTAGAGTCAGTAACACAGTAGTAAGCTTAGGCATTCTAAAATTGCATTTATTGAGCTACACTATATATTCAATTTGGTATTAGCAGTATTTCTAGTTGCATTAAAATTTATCTTCATGGGTGCTGACACAAAATATCACGCAGAGAGAATATCAACTATAACTTGTTCAGAAGCGAGAAGACTCAAGCACAATTTTGCATCTCAATTAAAACTCGCTATAATTCAGCCTTCACAGTTtgtaaaaaacatttataaatgttAACTTACttgaatattaaataataatcaGTATAATCATAGGGATGGATGAGGTAATCAGAGGAGAAAGTGAGAACTAAGCGGGTGACTCAACAAGGCCTAAAGCATGGTGACAAATATCAAACTTAAAACTAACCTGGGCAACCTTTCCTTGGGATCCACTTCTATGCAGGAGCGTGGCTGGTTTCCTTGCTGCTAAGCTTGCTCCCATAATAAAGCTCCTTTAtacactaaaacaaaacaaacaactaactTTATGACTCCAAAGTTTTGGGAAATTTGCTCATATAAAAGTTGTCTTCCATACGATCAAATACACAGCTTTATTATCAATGATATGCAATTAAGGGTACAGTTTCCAAATATAAGCTTAATAAATGAATAGCCATAGGGAAAATCATTGACAAATTGTTTCTAAAACAATAAGACTTTCTTACAGTATATCAGTGGTGAAGACAGTTTAGTGTCAATTCTGAAGAGTGAGGTGTATATAAACTGATTGACTTGGAGCACAGATTGTGGCAGTTGCCAGGCGGTTCAGCCACAGCAGTGACTCCTTCTTGTACTTCAATAACCAGCACCCTAGCCTAGCAATACCTCTCTTAAGTCTTCCAACAGCTGGACATTTTTAACTCAGCTATGAATGAATGAAGCTTATGAAGGGCCCTGATCATTTAAGCATTTATTCAAGAATATTTCCAAAGCACTCATTACATCCTGGGTCTAAGAACAGTTCTGAATCTGTAATAATAAAACGACCAGCCTAGTTTCCACCCATTGGAGGGAGCCCATTGGAGTGTTTTCAATATACATTCATTTCCATCTGCTCTAATCAATAAATTTAGCTCATGGACAGATTGCAATAGGCTATATGCTCATaattattatatactatataattcAGCACATTATTACAAGCCTTTCTGATATATTATTTAACCTCATGAAccaatatatatacaaaaatcaaaaatgtACTCATAAACAATACAAGTCAGAGACTCAGGTGCTGGCCACATAACTATGTGCAAGACCTGGAATTTGATCTCAGGTCTCTCTGTTTACCAGTGTTTCCCAACCTGGGTCTTAAGGACACTTTCGGGCAGATCTTTATTGTTGTTGGAGGCCTGCCCTATGCGCTGGATTGTGTTAAgcagggtctctgtctctgaagCACTAGAGGCTGAGAGTACCACCTTCCCCGGTTGTGACAGCAACGAAGTCTGCAGATTATCAAATGTTCTTAGGGAGCAAGATTCCACCCCTGAACACTGCATTAAAGAAACAGAGCACTGCAAAATGAATTTGCTCTTATCTGTACatcttagaattaaaaaaaaaaaaacatgcctgCGTACAGTTTTCAAATCTATATGTCCGGTGAAGCCTGCAGTTCTTCGTACATAAAGCCTTGCATCCtttctctgcttgcctctagcctctctcccctaccctttcttcattaaaaggaaaaaaatggaagtCCTTTGCTACAGAACCTATATTAATTAACATTGCAAAACAATATAACGACTTCACTAAATAAATTTGTATTACATATCACAAGCCCCTATAATGAAATGTAATGCACAAATTGCCTGAGTCTTACAATTGCccctaattttttttgtattctgcAGTAGATTTTCAATTATGAGCAGTCAGAAACTATCAATTCCACCACTGTGGCCCAGATGGATagtaaaaggcaaataaaaatgtttaactatTATACTATAATCAATACACAATTTATGAACCTTAAAATCTACCGATTATTCAGCATGCTTTCACTTAAAAACATTATTAATTCTTAATCAAAAATCAATCactaaaaagtagaaaataaatcaaatcacAAAGATTGAGGTAGTTATCTGGGAATTTcagccaagaaaaaaagaaaataagtatggGTGAAAACCAAGTTAAAGCTggaacacacacagagtgaactgAGACCTAAATCATTGCTAATAATGgactttctgtttgcttgttttcaatcTCCTGAAAACTCCATCGTAGCAGTGAATTGGAAAATACAGTCAATATTATGTTCTCTTCTACTTCTATAGGAAATATTCTGTCCTTTCCACAGCAAAGACAGTCGGATACAGCTGAGGTAGAGATGGTTCACATTCAGATCCATGAAGTATCTCAagaactatgttcagagcagaaCTTCTTGTGTATGTCCATGCCAGCCCAGTCCTCTCCTGAGCTCTCCTGTGGCCTCCCTAAAGATCTCTGTGTGaagtgatccccctgcctccgcaCTACAAGGTTTCCACAGGAATTCCTCCCAGTGTTGTAGCTGTAGCCGCCAACCTTCCTTCCACCATAGGCAATAGGGCTCTGTGGCCTGAGACCCTTCTCCAGAACTTCAGACCTCCAACTGTCTGTCGGGAGAGATGGACACTCTGCTTTTTATGAGGTCTCAGTAAAATTCTGAGCTCTAAAATCCCTGGGAGATTTTAAAGTACAGAAGCAGCATATTTTAAATCCAGTACTCCATGAAATAATTTGATCTCTGTACATCTCGTTGCTGTTCGGAGGGCCTACTAATATTCTGAGGACCATTTGTCACGCTCCTCAACGAGCTATATACCAGACCGGCGAAGATCTCTAAGGCTCACAGAGGATCTTTCCTGGAGATAGTGGGTACCAGCCACAGTTCCTCTCTACAAGGAAGAATTTTATCAGCTAACATCAGAGAGCTGATCTCAACTCCCCCAAAGTCTTGCTTCACCAAACTCAGAACTCACATAATAGCCTCCTAAAGCCAACTGTATTTCACCACGTTATTGACAGGAAAATCATGAGGAATTTGCCATGGGCTTTTCTGAAATCTAAATTGGCTTTGTTCAAGGGATCCTCATCTATCAACCTCACCAACCTCTCGAATGATAGAGAGGAAAGGTCAGCAGCCAGCACAGAAAAGTGGACAGCAGTGAGCTGCGAATGCTTCCCCTGCAAACCTTGTTTCGGAGACTAGATGCTTTCAAAGTAGCATCGCTGAGATATTTTATGCGGAGTCTTTCTTGGTTAGTATTTTAGTTAGTATTTTCTATAAACAAATGGGTTAGGTTAgaaatttatttcctgtgttgttCAGGAAACTCGGGTTGTCTTTTTAGAATTGGCATAATGATCATGGCTTTGAACAGTAGTTCAGTCAACCCGAACTTACCAGAGACTACTAAAAATATGACTTGATGAATATGATCCTCATAAAACTTTATCCTGAGGGTAAAGGGAAAGCTTTTGTTACTTAAGAATAAAATAAGGCagtgaaatatataaattatattcctAGCTTAAGAAAAACTAGGCCTCTTAGCTTCCCAGTGAATACTGTACCAGAGACTCTTAGGTCATTATGACCTTTATTTCatgcaaaagaaacagaaaggtgaGAAAAATTCACATAAGTAAGGGAAGCACCAACAggttgcatgtgtatgtgtgtgtgcatgcacatgtatgtgcatagtgtacacgcgtgtgtgtgcatgtgtgtgtatgcatgtgtgtgtgtttggagtaGTACTAATATACTAACGGGCACTTATTATTATTGTCCTAAATGAGCCATATGCCAGGTTTACAAACCTCTCTAAAGCTTagaagaatacacacacacacatagccttAAATGCTATTTCTGTGAAGGAAACAGACTTTAAAACTTTGTTTCATAGTCTGTTAAACTGCCCTTTTCCATAAGgaagtaatttcttttttccccccatgaAATTATTAAAGACCCTTAGAAATCTGCATCTTTCCTGAAAACTTTCACTTTTAATCACTTTTGCTGCTCTCCGAAACATATCCCCTTCTTAATGGCACCTTTCCCACAATCATGTTGCTTTCCGGTGGCACAGTTGAGAC contains:
- the Nr3c2 gene encoding mineralocorticoid receptor encodes the protein METKGYHSLPEGLDMEGRWSQVSQTVERSSLGPAERTDENNYMEIVNVSCVSGAIPNNSTQGSSKEKHELLPCLQQDSSRSGILPSDIKTELESKELSATVAESMGLYMDSVRDADYTYDQQNQQGSMSPAKIYQNMEQLVKFYKENGHRPSTLSGMSRPLRSFIPDSGGSMNGGVMRAIVKSPIICHEKSPSVCSPLNMSSSVCSPAGINSMSSSTAGFGNFPVHSPITQGTPLTCSPNVENRGSRSHSPTHASNVGSPLSSPLSSMKSPISSPPSHCSVKSPVSSPNNVTLRSSVSSPANLNNSRCSVSSPSNTNNRSTLSSPTASTVGSICSPINNAFGYAASGAAAAASAIRDVVPSPDTHEKGAHDVPFPKTEEVEKAISNGVTGQLNIVQYIKPEPDGTFSSSCLGGNSKINPGSPFSVPIKQESTKHSCSGSSLKGNPTVNPFPFMDGSYFSFMDDKDYYSLSGILGPPVPGFDGSCEGSAFPMGIKQEPDDGSYYPETSIPSSAIVGVNSGGQSFHYRIGAQGTISLSRSPRDQSFQHLSSFPPVNTLVESWKPHGDLPSRRSDGYPVLEYIPENVSNSTLRSVSTGSSRPSKICLVCGDEASGCHYGVVTCGSCKVFFKRAVEGQHNYLCAGRNDCIIDKIRRKNCPACRLQKCLQAGMNLGARKSKKLGKLKGLHEEQQQQPPPPPPQSPEEGTTYIAPTKEPSVNSALVPQLTSITRALTPSSAMVLENIEPEIVYAGYDSSKPDTAESLLSTLNRLAGKQMIQVVKWAKVLPGFKNLPLEDQITLIQYSWMCLSSFALSWRSYKHTNSQFLYFAPDLVFNEEKMHQSAMYELCQGMRQISLQFVRLQLTFEEYSVMKVLLLLSTVPKDGLRAQAAFEEMRTNYIKELRKMVTKCPNSSGQSWQRFYQLTKLLDSMHDLVSDLLEFCFYTFRESQALKVEFPAMLVEIISDQLPKVESGNATPLYFHRK